A stretch of the Veillonella parvula DSM 2008 genome encodes the following:
- a CDS encoding DUF3969 family protein: protein MIYFKSKKSLDTFLMVFILGAVKAYRRNYIDLTILEYYIFSMLIRLMCRKAHLSDKLLNIIGDGMSLEDVDEWMARRIPIPALNDTLDDIECSSWIALIERELEGNTLSEALKISTHDEKKFGIYFFTDYVEEIFWALFLLGLYEVLQKPEFISESILSCIKQTYLSEIYTCERIQNEDLQACISNLQEIADTNISGQLSKDLITMKAKLASLQILLPFYDVSFDKLETGIDLKATKGMFWQIKVSGKFIDLGL, encoded by the coding sequence ATGATCTATTTTAAAAGTAAAAAAAGCTTAGATACATTTTTAATGGTCTTTATATTGGGTGCTGTTAAGGCATATAGACGAAATTATATTGACTTGACCATTTTAGAATATTACATATTTAGTATGTTAATTCGATTAATGTGTAGAAAAGCACATCTGTCCGATAAACTGTTAAATATAATTGGTGATGGGATGAGTTTAGAGGATGTTGATGAGTGGATGGCTCGTAGAATCCCTATACCAGCATTAAATGATACGTTAGATGATATTGAATGCAGTAGTTGGATTGCTTTAATAGAACGGGAGTTAGAGGGTAATACTTTATCTGAAGCGTTAAAGATTTCTACACATGATGAAAAGAAGTTCGGTATCTATTTCTTTACCGATTATGTAGAGGAGATATTTTGGGCGTTGTTTTTGTTAGGATTGTATGAAGTCTTACAAAAACCTGAATTCATTTCTGAATCAATCTTAAGTTGTATTAAACAGACCTATTTGTCTGAAATATATACGTGTGAACGTATTCAGAATGAAGATCTTCAAGCATGTATTTCCAATTTACAGGAGATAGCGGATACTAATATATCCGGGCAATTAAGTAAAGATTTAATTACTATGAAAGCAAAATTAGCATCATTACAGATATTATTACCATTTTATGATGTGAGTTTTGACAAGTTAGAAACAGGCATTGATTTAAAAGCCACTAAAGGGATGTTTTGGCAGATCAAAGTTTCAGGGAAGTTTATAGACTTGGGATTATAG
- a CDS encoding helix-turn-helix domain-containing protein, translated as MQFYKNLKRARVRMGKSQIEVAKAVGISNAALSNYETGYREPDLDTLCALSRYYGLTLDELLDVNGEEHEPIYDLSPVLKNKYIAYKGDVFELKDSQKRALLRELDNLFTKFEKSKVEDKSSKPKTYKHGNPHINRAGLASSAGSLVARRNIK; from the coding sequence ATGCAGTTTTACAAGAACTTAAAGCGTGCTCGCGTGCGCATGGGCAAAAGCCAAATCGAAGTAGCAAAGGCCGTAGGTATCAGTAATGCGGCGCTTTCAAATTACGAAACAGGGTATCGCGAACCAGATTTAGATACACTCTGTGCCCTGTCTCGCTATTATGGATTGACCTTGGATGAGCTGTTGGATGTAAATGGAGAAGAACACGAGCCCATCTATGATCTCAGTCCTGTACTAAAAAATAAATACATCGCCTATAAAGGTGATGTATTCGAGTTGAAAGACTCACAAAAACGTGCGCTCTTGCGCGAGCTAGATAATCTATTTACTAAATTTGAGAAATCAAAAGTAGAAGATAAAAGTAGCAAGCCAAAGACGTACAAACATGGGAACCCACATATCAATCGGGCTGGACTAGCTAGCAGTGCTGGTAGCTTAGTGGCAAGACGGAATATAAAGTAG
- the hemL gene encoding glutamate-1-semialdehyde 2,1-aminomutase encodes MFQLGKSEKAFNEAKRYMPGGVNSPVRSYRSVGSNPPFISSASGSRIYDIDNNEYIDYVLSWGPMILGHANPEVIASLQEAIPRGTSYGAPTLLETELAKKIQAFMPSMEVIRLVNSGTEATMSALRVARGYTGRDRIVKFVGCYHGHSDALLVKAGSGLATFGVPDSPGVPQGVAENTITLPYNDSEAVRKLFDDMGDTIAAIIVEPVAGNMGCVPPVPSFLETLREVTKAHGAVLIFDEVMCGFRASSGGAQKRYNIKPDLTCLGKIVGGGMPLAVFGGSREIMNQIAPAGPIYQAGTLSGNPIAVTSGLATLSILQRDPTVFKQVEDTTIALCEGFERLAAQYNVPVVVQRVGSMFTIFFTDKPVKNFDDAAACNEEQFKMFFHHNLSHGIYYAPSPYESNFVSICHKSSEVERTLAVADEAFKKISDTLL; translated from the coding sequence ATGTTCCAACTCGGTAAATCTGAAAAGGCCTTTAACGAGGCTAAACGTTATATGCCAGGCGGCGTAAATAGCCCTGTTCGTTCCTACCGTAGCGTAGGATCTAACCCTCCATTTATCAGCAGTGCCAGTGGCAGCCGTATTTATGATATCGATAACAACGAATACATCGACTATGTGTTGAGCTGGGGCCCTATGATTTTGGGCCATGCGAACCCTGAAGTTATTGCTAGTTTGCAAGAGGCGATTCCTCGTGGTACTAGCTATGGTGCGCCTACACTACTAGAAACAGAATTGGCTAAAAAGATACAAGCCTTCATGCCATCTATGGAGGTTATCCGCCTCGTAAACTCTGGTACAGAGGCTACCATGAGTGCATTGCGCGTAGCTCGTGGCTATACTGGTCGCGATCGTATCGTAAAATTTGTAGGCTGTTACCATGGTCATAGTGATGCGCTCTTGGTGAAAGCTGGCTCTGGCCTTGCTACCTTTGGCGTGCCGGATAGCCCTGGCGTTCCTCAAGGCGTAGCAGAGAATACCATAACATTACCGTACAATGATTCTGAAGCGGTTCGTAAATTATTCGACGATATGGGCGATACTATTGCGGCAATCATAGTTGAACCTGTAGCTGGCAACATGGGTTGCGTACCTCCAGTACCTAGTTTCCTCGAAACCTTGCGAGAAGTGACTAAGGCTCATGGCGCAGTGTTGATCTTTGACGAAGTTATGTGTGGCTTCCGCGCTAGTAGTGGCGGTGCTCAAAAACGTTACAATATCAAACCAGACCTTACATGCCTTGGTAAAATCGTTGGTGGTGGCATGCCACTTGCTGTGTTTGGTGGCTCTCGCGAGATTATGAACCAAATTGCACCAGCTGGTCCTATCTACCAAGCTGGTACATTGAGTGGTAACCCAATTGCCGTTACCTCTGGTTTGGCAACGCTTTCCATTCTGCAACGTGATCCAACGGTGTTTAAACAAGTAGAAGATACGACGATTGCCCTTTGCGAAGGCTTTGAAAGATTGGCAGCACAATACAATGTACCTGTTGTAGTACAGCGGGTAGGCTCTATGTTCACCATCTTCTTCACTGATAAACCAGTTAAGAACTTTGATGATGCAGCAGCTTGCAACGAAGAACAATTCAAAATGTTCTTCCACCATAACTTGAGCCATGGTATTTACTATGCGCCAAGCCCTTATGAAAGTAATTTCGTATCTATCTGTCATAAGAGCAGTGAAGTAGAACGCACATTAGCCGTTGCTGATGAAGCTTTCAAAAAAATCAGTGATACATTATTATAA
- the hemB gene encoding porphobilinogen synthase: MYDLTYRPRRLRINPEMRDLVRETTLDVTDLIYPLFIVPGEGIKKEIDTLPGQYHLSVDEAVKVAQEAYDLGVRGVEIFGIPTYKDEQGSSAWDMSQPVQQAIKAIREAVPNLLVISDVCLCQYTSTGHCGMIDDHEILNDETLPLLCKVAVSQAEAGAHMVAPSDMMDGRVGAIREALDAAGYTNVSIMSYAAKYASAYYGPFRGAVNSAPKFGDRKSYQMDPANRLEAFREIELDIAEGADIIMIKPALSYLDIVRETRDRYELPVAVYNVSGEYAMVKSAAAAGLIDEERLVMETMLSMKRAGAKIIITYHALDIAKWLQQ, translated from the coding sequence ATGTACGATTTAACATACCGTCCTCGCCGCTTGCGTATCAATCCAGAAATGCGTGATTTGGTACGCGAAACGACACTCGACGTAACTGATTTGATTTATCCATTATTTATCGTGCCTGGTGAAGGTATTAAAAAAGAAATCGACACATTGCCAGGTCAATATCACTTGTCTGTTGACGAGGCTGTGAAAGTAGCTCAAGAGGCTTATGATCTTGGTGTGCGTGGTGTAGAAATCTTTGGTATTCCTACATACAAAGATGAGCAAGGTTCCTCTGCTTGGGATATGTCCCAACCAGTACAACAAGCCATCAAAGCCATCCGCGAAGCCGTGCCAAATCTCTTGGTTATTTCTGACGTATGCTTGTGCCAATATACCTCTACCGGTCACTGTGGCATGATCGATGACCATGAAATATTGAACGACGAAACATTACCATTGCTTTGTAAAGTTGCGGTAAGCCAAGCAGAAGCTGGTGCACATATGGTGGCTCCATCCGATATGATGGACGGTCGCGTAGGTGCTATTCGTGAAGCCCTTGATGCGGCAGGTTATACCAACGTATCTATCATGAGCTATGCGGCAAAATACGCATCTGCTTACTATGGTCCGTTCCGCGGCGCTGTTAATTCTGCGCCAAAATTTGGTGACCGCAAATCTTATCAAATGGACCCGGCTAATCGTTTAGAAGCTTTCAGAGAAATCGAACTCGATATCGCTGAAGGTGCGGATATTATCATGATTAAACCGGCGTTATCCTACTTGGACATCGTTCGTGAAACGCGTGACCGCTATGAATTGCCGGTTGCGGTATACAATGTATCTGGTGAGTATGCGATGGTTAAATCCGCCGCAGCGGCTGGTCTTATCGACGAAGAACGCCTCGTTATGGAAACAATGCTTTCCATGAAGCGTGCTGGTGCTAAAATCATCATTACGTACCATGCCTTAGATATTGCTAAATGGTTACAACAATAA
- the cobA gene encoding uroporphyrinogen-III C-methyltransferase: protein MTGMVYLIGAGPGDVKLITVKGRECIEKADVIVYDYLADAHLLEWAHPDAELIYAGKQCKDHTMHQWEINELLVQKGKEGKIVARLKGGDPLVFGRGGEEAMALGEAGVPFEFVPGVTSPIAAPAYAGIPVTQRAMATSFAVVTGHEDPTKAVSGIHWEGLATAVDTLCFVMGVGNLPVIAEKLMAHGRSASTPVALVRWGTKTVQEVLVSTLEHVVEDVAKAQLKAPAIIVVGDVVNLREKLQWFDNKPLFGKTVVVTRARSQASAFREKLAAQGANVVEAAAIKTSPLELFEEDKRIINNTKEYQCIVFTSGEGVRYFFDALYKEGKDTRALGNSKVAAIGCATARELQKYGIVPDIIPVDYKAESAVEALEEELNAGDSVLLIQPKVARDVIPRCLRHRDMNVDILRLYETTQDTSQQEALVTALTEGNVDYITFTSSSTVTNTIQLLGDNALELLGKTKVACIGPITAATAMSAGLKPAIISDAYTTDGLVNAIVKDI, encoded by the coding sequence ATGACAGGTATGGTATATCTAATCGGTGCAGGCCCTGGCGATGTTAAACTCATCACCGTAAAAGGTCGTGAATGTATCGAAAAAGCAGATGTAATTGTATATGATTATTTAGCAGATGCTCATCTGTTAGAGTGGGCACATCCCGATGCAGAATTGATTTATGCTGGTAAACAATGTAAAGATCACACGATGCATCAATGGGAAATCAATGAGCTATTAGTCCAAAAAGGTAAAGAAGGCAAAATCGTAGCACGATTAAAAGGCGGTGATCCGCTCGTATTTGGTCGTGGTGGTGAAGAAGCGATGGCTCTTGGCGAAGCCGGTGTGCCATTTGAGTTCGTGCCAGGTGTAACATCTCCTATCGCAGCGCCTGCCTATGCAGGGATTCCTGTAACACAACGCGCTATGGCCACATCCTTTGCGGTGGTAACAGGTCATGAGGATCCTACAAAAGCAGTATCTGGTATCCATTGGGAAGGCCTTGCTACGGCGGTAGATACACTTTGCTTTGTAATGGGTGTTGGTAACTTGCCAGTCATTGCGGAAAAATTGATGGCTCATGGCCGGTCAGCCTCTACACCAGTAGCGCTTGTTCGGTGGGGAACAAAAACAGTACAAGAGGTATTAGTTTCTACCCTTGAACATGTCGTTGAAGATGTAGCAAAGGCTCAATTGAAAGCGCCAGCTATCATCGTAGTAGGTGATGTTGTCAACCTTCGTGAAAAATTACAATGGTTCGATAATAAACCTTTATTCGGTAAAACTGTCGTAGTCACACGCGCTCGCTCCCAAGCAAGTGCATTCCGCGAAAAATTAGCGGCTCAAGGTGCTAATGTAGTGGAAGCAGCAGCCATAAAAACATCTCCATTGGAATTGTTTGAGGAAGATAAACGCATCATCAACAATACAAAAGAATACCAATGTATCGTATTCACATCTGGTGAAGGGGTTCGTTACTTCTTCGATGCTCTATATAAAGAAGGCAAAGATACACGTGCTTTAGGTAATTCTAAAGTGGCGGCTATCGGCTGTGCTACGGCTCGTGAACTTCAAAAATATGGCATCGTACCGGATATCATTCCTGTAGACTACAAGGCTGAATCTGCTGTAGAGGCTCTTGAAGAAGAACTCAATGCAGGGGATTCTGTACTGTTGATTCAACCAAAGGTAGCACGCGATGTGATTCCACGTTGCTTGCGTCACCGCGATATGAATGTAGATATCTTGCGTTTATACGAAACTACACAAGATACATCTCAACAAGAAGCATTAGTAACAGCGTTAACAGAAGGCAATGTAGATTATATTACCTTCACAAGCTCCTCTACTGTAACAAATACAATCCAATTATTGGGCGACAATGCACTAGAGTTATTAGGCAAAACTAAAGTGGCTTGCATCGGTCCAATTACGGCTGCTACGGCTATGAGTGCAGGTCTTAAACCGGCTATCATCAGCGATGCATATACAACAGATGGCTTAGTAAATGCTATTGTAAAAGACATTTAG
- the hemC gene encoding hydroxymethylbilane synthase: protein MRDHIRIGTRKSALALWQAEHISAELQRLYPNITVELVHFNTKGDRILEKPLAQVGGKGLFTAELEEAMHAGDIDIAVHSLKDMPTELPEGLTLGAISAREVPYDALVSPVYKTLDKLPQGARVGTSSLRRQAQLLHVRPDLKVEVIRGNVQTRLSKIETEKLDGVILAQAGLKRLGLEDQITQVFKADEMIPAVGQGALAIECRADDTEMLDMLDPINDEATRYAVEGERSFLRQLNGGCQVPMGVHGTINKGQLTLKAMIASLDGKTVYEGEISGPAKKGEILGKNLAKALYEEGGKRIVDALIEEGIIK, encoded by the coding sequence ATGAGAGATCATATTCGAATCGGCACGCGAAAAAGTGCCCTTGCCCTGTGGCAGGCTGAACATATTAGTGCAGAATTACAACGTCTGTACCCAAATATTACGGTAGAGTTGGTTCACTTTAATACAAAAGGTGACCGTATCTTAGAGAAACCACTGGCTCAAGTTGGTGGTAAAGGTTTATTTACTGCTGAATTAGAAGAGGCTATGCATGCAGGCGACATCGACATCGCCGTACATAGCTTAAAGGATATGCCTACAGAGTTGCCAGAAGGCCTTACTCTTGGTGCCATCTCCGCTCGTGAAGTGCCGTATGATGCACTAGTGAGTCCCGTGTATAAAACACTGGACAAATTGCCACAAGGCGCTCGCGTTGGCACTAGTAGTTTACGCCGGCAAGCACAGCTATTACATGTCCGACCTGACCTAAAGGTAGAGGTTATTCGCGGTAATGTGCAGACTCGTTTGAGCAAAATTGAAACGGAAAAGCTAGACGGTGTTATCTTGGCTCAAGCAGGCCTTAAGCGATTGGGGTTAGAAGACCAAATTACACAAGTCTTCAAGGCCGACGAAATGATTCCTGCCGTTGGACAAGGGGCACTCGCTATCGAGTGTCGTGCCGACGATACGGAGATGCTTGACATGTTGGATCCTATCAACGACGAAGCAACGCGTTATGCCGTTGAAGGGGAGCGCAGTTTCTTGCGTCAATTAAATGGTGGTTGTCAAGTGCCAATGGGCGTACATGGCACCATCAATAAAGGTCAATTGACTTTAAAGGCTATGATTGCATCCCTCGATGGAAAAACTGTGTACGAAGGGGAAATCTCTGGTCCCGCTAAAAAGGGCGAGATCCTTGGTAAAAATCTTGCAAAAGCCTTATATGAAGAAGGGGGCAAACGTATTGTGGATGCTCTCATAGAGGAAGGAATCATAAAATGA
- the hemA gene encoding glutamyl-tRNA reductase, whose translation MQLVVLGLNHRSAAVEVRERFSFDKDEVVAALNRLYEFDCISECVILSTCNRTEIYAALEGVEFPKDYMLAVLKDLKGADHIDADAFFFYEERDCIEHLFRVSASLDSLVLGEGQILSQLKGAYIQAYSAGCTGTIFNILFQRAISVGKKVRTNTGIANTPVSVSYTAVNLAEDSLDKPLSEATVLILGAGTMSELTATHLQAKGVKTIFVSNRTFAKAEMLAERFNGKAVKLDNFVEYAKDADILITSTGAPHYIITEKEAKKITTLRKGEPIVMIDIAVPRDIDPAVADLDGIYLFNIDSLESVVEENKAQREEEARRAEPIIHDAIEELLDKLSYLTVRPMMALLTEKAERIRRRELHRALAKLPDISDKERRVMDSMSRMIIRKMLREPMIHFNEIAGTEEEGLYWDLFKDMFNLEKEG comes from the coding sequence ATGCAATTAGTGGTATTAGGTCTAAATCATAGAAGTGCCGCTGTAGAGGTGCGTGAACGTTTCTCGTTTGATAAAGACGAGGTAGTTGCCGCACTAAATCGCCTCTATGAATTTGACTGTATCTCAGAATGCGTTATATTATCCACCTGTAATAGAACGGAAATTTATGCTGCTTTAGAAGGTGTAGAATTCCCGAAGGATTACATGTTGGCAGTGTTAAAAGATTTAAAAGGAGCAGATCATATCGATGCAGATGCATTCTTCTTCTACGAAGAACGAGATTGTATTGAGCATCTATTCCGTGTTTCTGCTAGTCTTGATTCCCTTGTGTTGGGGGAAGGCCAAATCTTGAGCCAATTAAAAGGGGCTTATATTCAGGCTTATAGCGCAGGCTGTACGGGAACAATTTTTAATATTTTATTCCAACGGGCTATTAGCGTTGGTAAGAAGGTACGTACTAATACGGGCATTGCTAATACGCCTGTATCTGTTAGTTACACGGCGGTCAATCTTGCGGAGGACAGTTTAGATAAGCCATTATCCGAGGCTACAGTACTTATTTTGGGTGCTGGTACGATGAGTGAATTGACAGCTACTCATTTACAAGCGAAGGGTGTAAAAACGATTTTCGTATCTAATAGAACCTTTGCTAAGGCTGAAATGTTAGCGGAACGCTTTAATGGTAAAGCTGTTAAGCTCGATAACTTTGTAGAGTATGCTAAAGATGCGGATATTCTTATTACATCTACAGGGGCACCGCATTATATTATTACTGAAAAAGAAGCGAAGAAAATTACGACTCTTCGTAAGGGTGAACCAATCGTTATGATTGATATTGCGGTACCTCGTGATATCGACCCTGCGGTGGCAGATTTGGACGGTATTTATCTATTTAATATTGATTCTCTTGAAAGTGTAGTAGAAGAAAACAAGGCACAACGAGAAGAGGAAGCTCGTCGTGCAGAACCTATTATTCACGATGCTATTGAAGAGTTATTGGATAAATTAAGCTATTTAACAGTGCGTCCGATGATGGCATTGCTTACAGAAAAAGCGGAGCGTATTCGCCGTCGTGAATTACATCGCGCATTAGCTAAATTGCCAGATATTTCCGATAAAGAGCGCCGTGTTATGGACTCGATGAGTCGCATGATCATTCGCAAAATGTTGCGTGAACCGATGATTCACTTCAACGAAATCGCTGGTACAGAGGAAGAGGGCTTGTACTGGGATTTATTCAAAGATATGTTTAATCTTGAGAAAGAAGGCTAA
- a CDS encoding precorrin-2 dehydrogenase/sirohydrochlorin ferrochelatase family protein, translating into MVSITFQPTTEDIILFVGGGEVAERRMQLFIEEPCQIVVIAPTVTDTISQWAKENRITWCDRAFTMDDEEHIISSSLLFICTDNHELNDTLYELGKKHRVWTNRSDDPSACSFTVPSSLELGDLHIAISANNVGPRINRLVRQDMMNRYGQLQKAMPRLKIFREEVKLLLPTPEARQKFWRDNLTVETFEAILKGEWMIIEEKLNYAISGIRSKS; encoded by the coding sequence ATGGTATCCATAACATTTCAACCTACAACTGAAGATATAATCCTATTCGTAGGCGGCGGAGAAGTAGCGGAACGACGGATGCAGCTTTTTATTGAGGAGCCTTGCCAAATTGTCGTTATTGCTCCAACTGTGACGGATACGATTAGCCAATGGGCAAAGGAAAATCGCATCACTTGGTGTGATCGGGCTTTCACAATGGACGACGAAGAGCATATTATTTCGAGTAGTTTGCTGTTTATCTGCACAGATAATCATGAACTAAACGATACCTTGTATGAGCTAGGAAAAAAACATCGCGTGTGGACCAACCGCAGTGATGATCCGAGCGCGTGTAGCTTTACTGTGCCGTCATCCCTTGAACTCGGCGATCTTCATATTGCTATTAGTGCCAATAATGTAGGACCTCGTATCAATCGTCTCGTACGACAAGATATGATGAATCGTTATGGTCAGTTGCAAAAGGCTATGCCTAGACTTAAAATATTTAGAGAAGAAGTAAAGTTACTACTTCCTACTCCAGAGGCTCGACAGAAATTTTGGCGAGACAATCTGACGGTAGAAACATTTGAAGCCATTCTCAAGGGAGAGTGGATGATTATAGAGGAGAAACTAAACTATGCAATTAGTGGTATTAGGTCTAAATCATAG
- a CDS encoding YlmH family RNA-binding protein: MADTSKLIRYFEASGSGEEARRMLDLAEQVVKGRPYRVADFTSPAGLVIADAIKANYPQLTVKTDGGYEGAERIRIAFVDSDFNGTVDMGIRALKVNWDPRFRLLTHRDVLGSLMGLGIDRSKFGDVIVQQGGAQIMVDESVADFVIQNFTKIAMVSVSVEAIELSDIAPKEEKIKEVRTTVASLRLDAVASSGFSVSRTKLVSAINAGLLQVNWQPAKGASQEVKEGDVISMRGRGRMKVEAITGTSRKGRIGVYLKRFM, from the coding sequence TTGGCAGATACTAGTAAATTAATTCGATATTTTGAAGCCAGCGGCAGCGGTGAGGAAGCTCGTCGCATGCTTGACTTGGCTGAGCAGGTTGTTAAAGGTCGCCCATATCGTGTGGCGGATTTTACGAGTCCTGCAGGCCTTGTTATTGCAGATGCTATCAAGGCTAATTACCCACAGTTAACTGTTAAAACTGACGGTGGCTATGAAGGGGCGGAACGTATCCGTATCGCCTTTGTAGATAGCGACTTTAACGGTACCGTGGACATGGGCATTCGCGCCCTTAAGGTAAATTGGGACCCACGGTTCCGATTGCTTACCCATCGCGATGTGCTGGGCTCCTTGATGGGCCTTGGCATTGATCGCTCCAAATTTGGGGACGTTATCGTCCAGCAAGGGGGCGCTCAGATTATGGTGGATGAAAGCGTGGCTGATTTCGTAATTCAAAACTTTACGAAAATTGCTATGGTTTCTGTATCTGTAGAGGCTATTGAGTTATCAGATATTGCACCAAAAGAAGAAAAAATTAAAGAAGTCCGCACTACAGTCGCTTCCTTGCGCTTAGATGCGGTAGCAAGCTCTGGCTTTAGTGTATCTCGCACTAAATTGGTGAGTGCTATCAATGCGGGCTTATTACAAGTAAACTGGCAACCAGCTAAGGGGGCATCCCAAGAGGTTAAAGAAGGGGATGTCATTTCAATGCGTGGTCGTGGCCGAATGAAGGTAGAAGCTATTACAGGTACCTCTCGTAAAGGGCGTATCGGCGTATACCTGAAACGATTTATGTAG
- the proC gene encoding pyrroline-5-carboxylate reductase: protein MLGKTLCIGVGSMGGALLRGALQHGVLKACDTHILVRREEQCKALAEELGVVGFTTLPNVNEYNTILLAVKPQVLPSVLETLKEVPYGTVMISVAAGVTLDTLDAAIPQANWFRAMPNTPASIGAGMTALAGDDVNTDLGRTVQALFEAVGEVAVVSEADLDRLGALSGAGPGYMFVILDALADAGVRIGLPRQLAIKAAAQTMYGAGKMALESGNHPAVLRDQVTSPGGTTIAGIGAMEKGGLRSALQDGVVACLARSNELGK from the coding sequence ATGTTAGGTAAAACCCTATGTATAGGCGTTGGCTCAATGGGGGGCGCTCTATTGCGCGGTGCATTACAGCATGGTGTGTTGAAAGCCTGTGATACACACATTCTAGTGCGTCGCGAAGAACAATGTAAGGCTCTTGCAGAGGAGCTTGGTGTAGTAGGTTTTACTACATTGCCTAATGTAAACGAGTACAACACTATTCTATTGGCTGTGAAACCACAAGTGTTACCATCTGTGTTAGAGACTTTAAAAGAAGTACCTTATGGGACTGTTATGATTTCTGTTGCTGCAGGTGTCACCTTAGATACTCTTGATGCGGCGATTCCACAAGCTAACTGGTTTAGAGCTATGCCAAATACGCCGGCTTCTATCGGTGCTGGCATGACGGCACTTGCTGGAGATGATGTGAATACTGACCTAGGTCGTACTGTACAAGCCTTATTTGAGGCTGTAGGTGAGGTAGCAGTGGTGAGCGAAGCCGATTTAGATCGCTTAGGTGCACTATCTGGCGCGGGCCCTGGCTATATGTTCGTTATCCTTGATGCTTTAGCTGATGCAGGCGTTCGTATTGGTTTACCACGTCAGCTAGCCATAAAGGCAGCTGCTCAAACAATGTACGGTGCAGGTAAGATGGCTCTTGAAAGTGGCAATCATCCAGCAGTACTACGAGATCAAGTGACTAGCCCTGGGGGCACCACCATTGCGGGTATTGGTGCCATGGAAAAAGGTGGACTTCGCAGTGCTCTCCAAGATGGCGTAGTAGCATGTCTTGCTCGGTCGAATGAATTGGGGAAATAA